The stretch of DNA ACCGATGCGTGTTGATAGGCGCAAGGGGTAATCTTGTAAGATGTTTGTGTATGTTTACATTGCTCAGTGTTCATGTCCACGTGTACAAGTCTCTCTTCAACCTGTGCTTTTGGCCCTAATTACACTCTTATATTGTGCAGGTGGCTCTTATTTATGTTGTATTAATTGCAGTAGTTCTTCAGCGACTGCCAATAAGCTTTTCTCAGGTACTGACATGTGTTTATATTTTTCTACCCCAGTCAACTGGTGAATATGGTCTTTAAATTCGATTTTTTTATAGACATTATTATTTCTTGTGTATTACCAGCAATCAACAGGCCAGCTGAGGAATCGAAAGAATTTGAACTCTGGTGGGGCAAAAGTTTCAGAAACTGCCGATATAGTTACATTCGCTGATGTGGCTGGAGTTGACGAGGCCAAAGAAGAGTTGGAAGAAATTGTGGTATGGGTTTTATGATGACTTGTTACTGGTAATCTTGTATTCTAGTATGTGCAGTGATGTTCTGGTCTATCTATTGATTGGAGGAAAATAACCTGGTTTTATCTTTTCATTATGTTCAGGAGTTCCTAAGGAACCCAGAAAAATATAGTCGTCTTGGTGCACGTCCTCCTCGAGGTGTCTTGTTGGTTAGTTCTGCATTTATTTATAGTAGTGAGTGTTGCTTGGTTATTGCGTTTGTTACTTACAGTGCAATCCTTTTTACAGGTGGGCCTTCCAGGAACTGGAAAGACACTCCTTGCTAAAGCTGTAGCAGGGGAAGCGGAAGTTCCTTTCATAAGTTGTTCTGCAAGTGAATTTGTGGAGCTATATGTAGGCATGGGAGCAGCTCGAGTACGTGAACTATTTGCTAGGGCCAAAAAGGAATCACCGTCAATTATTTTTATTGATGAGGTAATCTAGCATTTGTGGATATAATTACTTGTTTTCTATTCAGATGCATGCTAACCCTTTGCATTCGGCTGCTCTTTGTAGATTGATGCCGTGGCAAAAAGTCGTGATGGCCGGTACCGTATCGTCAGCAACGATGAGCGTGAGCAGACACTAAATCAACTGCTCACGGTAGGATAATAACAATAGTTTCTTACTTTTCAGTCTTTACTTCCATGGCACCCTATTCTTTGTTTGGCCATTgttaattttctctttttttaGGAAATGGATGGTTTTGATACCAACTCAGCTGTCATTGTACTTGGAGCAACAAACAGGGCAGATGTTTTGGATCCTGCCCTTCGGCGCCCAGGGAGATTTGACCGTGTAGTCACGGTTAGCTTTTATTCTCAAACAAGTGTATCACTTGCTTCTTAGTTTTCAGATGTGACAGACATTTTCATGACAGGTTGAAGCTCCCGATAAATTTGGAAGAGAATCTATCCTGAAAGTTCATGCGAACAGAAAAGAGCTTCCCCTTGGTAAAGATGTAGATCTCAGCGGCATTGCTGCAATGACAACTGGTTTTACAGGGTAACAATTTCTCTTCTAGTTAATCTTTTTAACCATGTACCACTTTCCATTTGACTTGTGTGTACCCTATGCAGGGCAGACCTTGCTAATTTAGTGAATGAAGCTGCTTTGTTGGCTGGAAGATCAAATAAAGAAATAGTGGAAAAGATCGATTTCATCAGCGCGGTTGAGCGCTCTATAGCTGTATGTTTTTCTGTTATCTCAAATCTCGTTCTATTACTTTCTTTATTGAAGTAGAATATGATGTGTATGCAGTCCCAACTATATTGTATTCAGCTTCAAGTTATATCTATCTTAGTCCTTAACTGTGCAATGCGCAGAGGATTACATAAAGTGCAATTGCCCAACATACATAGTATGGATATCTAAACAGCACCATCTGTAAAACTGTGTTTGTTATGTGGGGTGTTCCGTACAAATGTCGGACTAAACCAAAATCTGATTAGAATCAACTTAGGACCAAGTTGTATTTGTGCAGGATTGAATCCCTGGTGGAGGTGTGTTCCTGTTTGTTTCTGATTGAGTCTTTACTTTCCTTGTGTTAAAATTGGTCATCTCCTATATAAGGAGCAGGAGTGTGTACTAGGACTTCAGGAAATAATTCAGTAGTTCTGGAATCCCTAATCTCCTTCCCTCCTCCTGAATCCCCCCTACCCTTCTCTGCCAGCGCCGGCCACGGGGCCAAAGCAGCAGCCGGTAGGGCCGCGCTCCCCCTGGCCATGGAATTGCACTAAGGACCAGAGGCTCTTCCAGTCCTGCGGGTCTTTTTGGGTTCTGTTTTGGTTAAAAACGGCAGTTAACGATAACACACAAAGAATATTCAAAATTGTGTCCAGAAGTGATTTTTATATGCAAACTGCCCCCTTAGAGTATGCAATCAAGCAAACAGTGCATTTTGTCTGTTAAATGCTTAACTCATGTATGGTGAATTTTACCTATTCACATCCATGCTGGTTTTGTGGTAGATTTCTTTGGGAGAAAAATACATTTGGTGGCACTCAAATATCACTTTGGTGGGGGAGTGGATGTTTAATCCCACCACCTGGGTTCAAGTCTCCGTGGACTCAGTTTAAGGGTCTCTGCAGTTTCCTTAAAGGAAAACATTAGTTTAGTTCTTGGCACTAAACTTCTCCAGTACACTTTTTAGCATAAAATTCTAACCCCCCATGCATTCTGAACTATGCATTTAGcgtgttttcaataatttttcctaGCCAAAACATGTACGACATACGGGTCCTTTATGTAGCACAACCAACTTGATCCACAAGTCAGATCTGAATACAAACTCAGCATGTACCAAAGGTAATTAAGATTTAAGACCTTTCCTAATCTAGCAGGTTCCCTGTCCACGCACGTCACATGCACATATCATGCTGCAACTACTGCTAGTCGTATCCTTATTCCTTAAGGGATACTAGCTGCACAATACTAATCATCTCTATTGTATGAGTTGTGCCCTCAGGGCATGGCCTTATTGTTGTTCTTTGCTCTATTTTGATGTTGCCGTGAGAGATAGATGTTCCTGTTATTAGTCATTATAGTTCTCTATGCTACTGTGAAGTTAACTGTGAAGTCTATTTCTTAGGGCATAGAGAAAAAACATGTAAAGCTGAAGGGCAATGAAAAGGCTGTTGTTGCACGGCATGAAGTTGGTCATGCAGTTGTGGGAACTGCTGTAGCAAATCTGTTGCCAGGCCAGCCACGTGTGGAGGTTTGAATTGAAACAACTATTGATAAGAACAGTCGGTATAATTCTAAATTGGTCTTACTTTCTTTCGCTGTTTATTTTCCTAGAAATTGAGTATACTGCCGAGGTCAGGAGGTGCATTAGGCTTTACATACACTCctcccacgacagaagatagatatTTGCTCTTTGTTGATGAACTGCGTGGACGTCTGGTAACGCTTCTGGGTGGGCGGGCAGCAGAGGAAATAGTTCTAGCAGGACGGGTTTCTACTGGGGCACTTGATGACATCAGGCGTGCAACTGACATGGCTTACAAAGCCGTGGCAGAGTATGGTCTTAATCAGCGCATAGGTCCAATATCACTAGCTACATTGTCAAATGGTGGGCTAGATGATTCCGGAGGCTCCCCATTTGGAAGGGACCAGGTCTGTCTCAAAGTTCCATACAATTGCAGATCAAACTATTAAGCTGCCTACTAAGCTCACATTGGAAAACTAATGACAGGGTCATCTGGTTGATCTTGTCCAAGGGGAAGTAAAAGCACTTCTACAATCAGCACTTGAAGTTGCTCTTTCAGTTATCCGTGCTAATCCAGCAGTTTTGGAAGGACTTGGAGCATATTTAGAAGGTAATTTGACATATTATCTGCCTATGTTTTTTATGGTGCGCTTTTCTTCATGAGCTATGCATCACAAAGGCTGTATGTCTAACTGCTCATCTCTATGATCCTTCCAGAGAATGAAAAGGTTGAAGGGGAGGAACTACAAGAGTGGCTTAAGTCTGTCGTTGCCCCAGAAGAATTGACCTCTTTTATCACAGGAAAGCAAGAACATGTTCTTCAGCTGGAAGTAGGCCTCTAGCATCAGGAGTATAAATTGGAGTCTTAGACTTGATTAATTTAACCTAGCGCCAACCGCTAAAACTCTGTAAATCCAGAGGGATTCAGTGAAAAAAAAAGTCCTCATGCCCAAGATGCTGTATATATATACGGTCGCGGTTGCCCTTGACTCGAGGAATTCCAGAAGTGATTATCGAGTTCTAACCTCCACAATATTGTAAGTCCATCTGTTTGCTCCTCTACAATGTTGTTATAGGGATTAGGCAGGTGGTGCACATGTAAAAGAACATTCTTTTTTCTTCATACATTCTTTTTTTTCAGCCCTCCCAGTGAAAGATTCATGTTACATTATCATGTCATCAAATATTAATAGAAAATAATTCATATACGGTTTGCATACAATATTCCTTGCCTTGGTATACTCGACTGTCCATCTGCATTACTTTGTTCATCTACCTGCGTCGGCTGTTATTTTGCTGAGCAGAATCGTTCACTTCTCATCATTTACGAGGTGCACTAATGCGAAATGATATTCCACTGGTGCTTTTTGAACTTTGAAGTGTTTTGTTTCTTCTCTGGAAAGAAGTCCTTTGGTTGTAAAGCAAGATGTGCATCTGAGGTTTTCTGATAGGAGATTCTCCGGTTTCTGTCTAGCCAGTCCATGCTGAATCGGTCATGAAACCTGAAGACATATATACTACGAAAACAAATTGCAATTGCTGTGTGGAACTCCTATAGTTTTTAACTGGAGTGTTCTTAAAAAACACTGATAACATGTCAAAACACTTGCATTTATTTCATTAGATGCAGCTTCCAAAAGGCCAAGGGTAGTGAAAACAGATTAGCAAACGACCAACATGTCATTCATTTTGTACTGCTGGCATCTGCTGCTATTCTCACACTTCCCTTTCGTTTGGCGTCTTCTAGATAGTTCTCGACTTTTGAGAAGCCCCAGCTAAAAGGTTATGGCTGAGCAGAGACATTAAGGGGTTTGGattattttttttaaactaggcaaaagatttgccattttcattgattaagagagAAGGTTAACAATGTATGGCCAAATACAGTACATCATTCTCATGACATAATGTTACACAAATGTTTTGCTCCCGCGAGGCTCCAAAGCGAGCATTCCTCTTTAATCTTGGCGACCAACACTCCCACTGGAACGGCCATGTTGTGGAAAACTCTAGCGTTTCGCTCCTTTCATATTTCCCAGGAGATAAGCATCATCAGGGAGACAAGCGGCCTTCTCGATGGAGTTTGGTTGGTGGCATTTTGACTCCACCAATCCTTAACCGAATCCAGTTTGCTTAGTGGCATTTTGACTCCACCAATCCTTAACTGAATCCATATCAATCCAATCGTTGGGCTGGACATTGTGGAGCGCAAGCCAAGATTTAAATTTAGGACTGAACTTCACGTGCACAATCTAGCGCAAAAGAGCAATCCAAATGGTCAGAAGACAGAAGTGTAAGGATTTGCCAACTTTCCACCATCGGACTGAGTGCATCCAGCGGCTCAAGTTTTGAGTTATTCCCACACTATATAGGATTATAGATATAGATATTTTTTTTCTGAAACTTGGCGATTATAGATAATATGAATTCCACCAATAATTACGTCGGTGAGATGGAACTACAACGATTGCAGCGGTAGAGACGTCGACAGCAACTGGTTGGACGTGCAGATACTTCCAAGAGACCGCAGCCGGTATCCGCGACGGCATCTGTCCTTCTCGTCTACTCTGTTTTGGTTTTGGCGAAGTTCTGAAGCGCGAAGGCCATGGCCACCAGCAGGAGAGGCAGGGCGAGCTGCAGCACCGTGAGCCAGACGCCCTGGCCCGTGCTCGCGCGTGGCGCAggagccgccgcccccttggcGGGGAGGACGGCGCGGGCGAGCTTGGCCGGGACGGTGGCGGCGTCGACCTCCCCGATGCAGTACTGCGGCATCAGCTCCTTGGCGGAGTCCGAGTGGCCGATGTCCTCGAAGTCGGCCGTCGCGTCCTTGCCTGCACGCCCGTAAGACATGCCAAATCATTCCCGGCCACAACCAAGAGAAAACGATCCGTGAAAGCACGCGAGAGAAGACGAAAGGAGGGCTCACCGGTGCACGCCAGCAGGACCTCGTCGCCGCCCGGGTGCTCCTCCATGAAGGGCGTCACGTCGTACACCTGAGGCAGCGAGCAGAGGTAAATCATATGGCCAGATAACCCAGATCATGTGCGTCTACAAAAAATTCATCTGAAGGCAAGTGAAGTGGTGGTAGATGCAACGAGGGTTTATGACATGACGAACCGACCTTGCcggagatgatgagccagcaatccTTGCGTTGGCTGTGCTTGCGCACCTCTTGGAACGAGTACACCTTCCCTCCTCCCGCCATCGCAAGCAGCCTGCTTCCTTGCCTCGGAGTCGGAAATTCAAAGGGGACGAACAGAACCAGATCGAGGGAACCGGACGGAGTACTTTGGTTTGGGAACTTCTGAATGGCGAGCGGTTCAGGCACCTGCGGCAGTGTATTTATACGCGAGCCGTGCGTGGTATCTGCTTGAGCTGCCCACCgttttgggccggctgctggctgctgtagACGAGCGGGCGATGTGGACTGGACGCCGTAGAGCAGTTTGTTCTACGGTCTCTTCGGgtcaaaataaaatatatggatggGCTGGACGGACGCAGTGCGGTCTCGTCACGTGTGGATGACCTGCGGTTCATCAGCGCTGTGATGGGAAGATCTCTCAGTAATTTCATGGCTCGTCAACGGTAACTCCACCGCGCTCGCACGGTCAAACTTTTTCGTTATGTTAATAAtctcttaggctagtcatagtgaagAGTAACTTAgattagtaacatgcatatgttactaatctatgttactatcttcatagtggaaagtaacataTATGTGGTATCATGCAAGACATCATTTATTAAGATGCAGACTCATTTTGCCTTGAGATGCGttatacagtaacatattatgttactccaaacacctcTCTCCTTATTAAGTACATGTCACATAAGTAAACTTTTTTTGAGATATGTTATATTAATTGCTAAGTTACTTCCACTATGACCAACCTTAAGGACTAACAGAAATCGCCCATGGGTTACGCGGCAAGAGCACATCGGATCAACCCACGCTTCTCAAAAGCCAAGGAGAAGACCGATCGATCTCGGTCTACTTTGATGTATATGGTCAGGGGTGTTTTCACGGGCGATCGAACAAAGTAGCACTGTATGATGGTGCGGGCACCCGTCAAAAAAGAAGTGCGACGCAGGCAGCAGATGGGCGCGTAGACGCAATGTTTGGATGTAAACGTGCCAAAAGTACTAGTATCTGGCAAGAAGATGGCTGCAACTACCGCGGGCCTGGCGGCCTGCAGCTCCGCAAACGACACAGCCGCACACAGTCGCATTCCAACGCGATGGCTCGGAGCAGGGCAACGCAAAAAACATGCGGCGTTTCCGTGCAGTGCAGGAATCCAACTGCGCTGCTGCCAGCTGAAGTCCTGCTTCGAGAGTTCTGTGCGCTTCGGACTCTTGCCACTCGCCAGTATTTCCTTTTGAAACAGAGGAAGGCGCAGACGCAGTAAGAAGCACACCGCTGAGGTGAAGGAACACGAACGGCAAGTCTCTCCTCGGCTCTCAAGAAAAGGCTTAACACTGTGAGTCCTCTCTCTTCCACTCATCAAAACACTACtacttactccctccgtaaacttttATAAGAGCGTTTACAATTTTCAGACACAGCCGACAAATGGGGAAATGGACAGTTTTACCCTCGATTTGAAATTTCAGTCGTCTTCCTCCTCCAGAGCTCGCGTCGTCTTCTTCCTACAGGAGCTGGCCCGTCTTCCTTCTCCAgcgtgtcgtcttcctcttgcaggAGCTCGCGTCATCCCCTTCGTCCAAACGCTCGGGCCCCGCCTGCAGGCACTCGCCCCCTTCGTCCAGGCGCTCGGTCCCGATCTCAGGTGCCCAGTTCGGCCTCCGTTGCGCCCGCTTGGTTGCTGCCGCGCCCGCCCAGCTTGGCCGCCGCTGTGCCCGCTTGGTAGCCACCCCCGCCCAGCTTGGTCGTCGCCGCCCCAGATTGGTCCTCGCCGCGCCCAGCCCACCTAGctcgtccccgccgccgcggcaCGTTGCTTCCAGGCAGGTTCTCCTCGCCTCTCCCCTTGCACAACAGCAGAACTCAGATAAATTCTTGTGTGCAATCTTACAAATCAATTCTTCTGTACAGTAGAGTCAGACTAATTTCAAAATTTTCTGCACAGTATCACTTGTGGGCAATCTTACAAATCAATTCTTCTGTAATCCATAGAGTGCTCCTGCATTTGAAAAAAAACAGATCGATGTGTTCTCACAGAAGATTCTTTTCATGAAATTTGCTCATGTAAGAATGAGAAAGCTGATGTGCACTGAATTGATCTTAGCTTCAAACAGACTGAACTGAACTGATAGGGGAGACAAGGAGTGCCTGGGATTTGAGGAGGGGGCGATGCCCAACCTATGACTCCTCTGTCTCCATAGCAACGATCTAGCTGAGTTGGAAATTAATCTGGTCGATTCCCATAACTAGGCATCTAGCTAAGTTGGAAATTAATCTGGTCGGAGCATGTGATGTTTTCCTTTGTTCCAATTTCTGCTTCTGAACATATTCGACAGTATTTGCCAGTCCAGTTGCAGGATGAATGGTGGATAATCTGATAAAATCTTCAGGCCATTAACACCACATCTAGTGAAATGCCAAGGAAATTTGTCTTAGCTTCAAATAGACTGAACTGAATTAGTCTTAACTTCAAACAATGCATCACATGATCATTCCAGTGCCCACTTGATTGTAATGTTCCCACCCGAATCAAGCGAATCGTACGCGTCTGCAAAATGCCAAGGATTACTAGATTCAGCAGATTGACACAAAATTTACAAATGGATCAGTTGAATGATCCTAGAGTACTCCTGCATTTCtatataaataaaaggaggagtacCATGAAGGAGCATTTTGTCTTTACAGCAGCATTACTATGAATCTGTACAACAGCATCTAATGATACTCCATATAATTTTTTTCTCTAACGGAGTATTACAAAGAGTTCAAAtttgtttggtcaatctgggcaaaTGTATATGAATCTCTACAGCTGAATAAGCTAATGCATATAAATTCACACTATTCTGCATTACTACTCTTATTCAGAAACTAATCCATATAAATTCAACGGGTAATTCTTCAAACAGGAACCATACTCACATTATCATGAGATGTTGCACTTGTTTGTCTATGCATTATTTACAGAATTTACAGGAGAATTCACTATGGGATGCCGCACTTGTCTGTCAAACTACAGACTATTGTACTCCTACTGCACAATACTCCTTGTCTAAATGGATCAACTATGACTGTCACAACATGAATCTCTACAACAGTATGAGTACAACATTCACAAGTTTAATTTCTACAGTATGCAAAATTTGTAAGAGCATTGTACTCCCACTGATTGTGGGCCAGGAACATCATATATAGCACTTGTCTGTATTAAAATTATCAGTTAGCAGAATTTACAGAGAGCAGAATCTTTGCAGCAGCATCTAATGATACCCCATATAAATTTATTACAGAGAGTTCAAACATCTGCATATCTAATGTTTTAACTTATGAACTTAACCAGTTCTGAACCATATAAACTGAAGATTGTGTCATTTGATGGACTTGTTCATGCAAATATAAGCAAGAGAAGCAGCAACACAATGGCAGCAGCTGTCGCTCAATCAAGTACTCCATCAACAAATTAGCAGAAGTAGCTCAAGCAAGTACTCCAGCAACaaacacagcagcagcagcagtagctcaaGCAACAACAAAAGCAGCAAATTAGTAGCAGCATCAGGAGTAAATTAGCACCACACATCAACAACATCAAGAGCaatagcaacaacaacagcaacacaaAGATGTTGAACCTTGACCTGAATTGTTCTCCACCAGAAGAGGATG from Triticum dicoccoides isolate Atlit2015 ecotype Zavitan chromosome 6A, WEW_v2.0, whole genome shotgun sequence encodes:
- the LOC119317293 gene encoding cytochrome b5-like — its product is MAGGGKVYSFQEVRKHSQRKDCWLIISGKVYDVTPFMEEHPGGDEVLLACTGKDATADFEDIGHSDSAKELMPQYCIGEVDAATVPAKLARAVLPAKGAAAPAPRASTGQGVWLTVLQLALPLLLVAMAFALQNFAKTKTE
- the LOC119317292 gene encoding ATP-dependent zinc metalloprotease FTSH 7, chloroplastic-like, whose protein sequence is MASAAAAETLVSLPIVPPSRSLLRPLCRRPAYRGSAASVRLSAVPPRGLGFALIHRRIRCPPAARANVERDGDGASGSGEASSTGDGDRDAAAEQGGDSAGTSTTSAAATPPSSPPSSSKRGENKWRRRVAKGGGVGRWFWEPIVQGREMGFLLLQLGFAIFALRMLRPEITLPGSEPRPQTTYISVPYSDFLASIDKDQVKKVEVDGVHVMFRLRPEVEASVVEQPQTQADGVADAAISRRIVFTTTRPVDIKTPYEKMVENSVEFGSPDRRSGGMLNSALVALIYVVLIAVVLQRLPISFSQQSTGQLRNRKNLNSGGAKVSETADIVTFADVAGVDEAKEELEEIVEFLRNPEKYSRLGARPPRGVLLVGLPGTGKTLLAKAVAGEAEVPFISCSASEFVELYVGMGAARVRELFARAKKESPSIIFIDEIDAVAKSRDGRYRIVSNDEREQTLNQLLTEMDGFDTNSAVIVLGATNRADVLDPALRRPGRFDRVVTVEAPDKFGRESILKVHANRKELPLGKDVDLSGIAAMTTGFTGADLANLVNEAALLAGRSNKEIVEKIDFISAVERSIAGIEKKHVKLKGNEKAVVARHEVGHAVVGTAVANLLPGQPRVEKLSILPRSGGALGFTYTPPTTEDRYLLFVDELRGRLVTLLGGRAAEEIVLAGRVSTGALDDIRRATDMAYKAVAEYGLNQRIGPISLATLSNGGLDDSGGSPFGRDQGHLVDLVQGEVKALLQSALEVALSVIRANPAVLEGLGAYLEENEKVEGEELQEWLKSVVAPEELTSFITGKQEHVLQLEVGL